The Streptomyces kanamyceticus genome window below encodes:
- a CDS encoding nucleotide exchange factor GrpE has protein sequence MSEGSERAADAAAARAARLAYEHARDLTARDAAHQALTERLLLRCADVLDSFDRLLADGAASDVATYRRSLGLIAGQLETALADEGLERLGRVGERAEPATHHVAEARPAPVGAGDDEVLEIVRRGYRYRGHVLRAARVVVAVDSGTERETERE, from the coding sequence ATGTCTGAGGGATCTGAGAGGGCTGCGGACGCCGCGGCCGCGCGCGCCGCCCGGCTCGCCTACGAGCACGCCCGCGACCTGACCGCCCGCGACGCCGCCCACCAGGCGCTCACCGAACGGCTCCTGCTGCGCTGCGCCGACGTGCTCGACTCCTTCGACCGGCTCCTCGCCGACGGCGCGGCGAGCGATGTCGCGACGTACCGAAGAAGCCTCGGCCTGATCGCCGGGCAGTTGGAGACCGCGCTGGCCGACGAGGGACTCGAACGCCTCGGCCGCGTCGGCGAGCGGGCCGAACCCGCGACCCACCACGTGGCCGAGGCCCGTCCCGCGCCGGTCGGCGCGGGTGACGACGAGGTCCTTGAGATCGTGCGGCGCGGGTATCGATACCGGGGGCACGTGCTGCGCGCCGCCCGGGTGGTCGTCGCCGTCGACAGCGGCACCGAGCGAGAGACG